A stretch of Bradyrhizobium sp. AZCC 2262 DNA encodes these proteins:
- a CDS encoding MAPEG family protein, translating to MTIAEWCVFGTLLLYLLTIASVKWAGHRRFDNAKPRDPAFYEDAIRARALGAHQNGIEAFPFFAVAVLLAEFRLGPQHLIDELAVLFLIVRIAYVFTYLGNRPTLRSILWSLGFAINIAIFFLPAIRAYLPT from the coding sequence ATGACGATCGCCGAATGGTGCGTTTTCGGAACGCTGTTGCTCTATCTGCTGACGATCGCCTCGGTCAAATGGGCCGGGCATCGCCGTTTCGACAATGCCAAGCCGCGCGATCCCGCGTTCTACGAGGACGCGATCCGTGCCCGCGCGCTCGGCGCCCATCAGAACGGCATCGAGGCGTTTCCGTTCTTTGCGGTCGCCGTGCTGCTGGCGGAATTCCGCCTGGGGCCGCAGCACCTGATCGACGAGCTCGCGGTGCTCTTCCTGATCGTGCGGATCGCCTATGTCTTCACCTATCTCGGCAACCGCCCGACGCTGCGCTCGATCCTGTGGAGCCTCGGATTCGCGATCAACATCGCGATTTTCTTTCTGCCGGCGATCAGAGCTTATCTGCCGACATAA
- the hemH gene encoding ferrochelatase: protein MTVVVPIGNAKPPPEAMPERVGVLLVNLGTPDTADAKGVRVYLKEFLSDPRVIEDQGLKWKLILNGIILRVRPGRKARDYRKIWNAERDESPLKTITRAQAEKLAEAISDHDHVVVDWAMRYGNPSIRSRIDALTAQGCDRLLVVPLYPQYSAATTATVSDEAFRVLAGMRAQPTLRVTPPYYDDPDYIEALAVSINAHLATLPFQPELIVASFHGMPQKYVDKGDPYYAQCVATTDALRKRLSLDAAKLILTFQSRFGFDAWLQPYTDKTIEKLAKDGVKRIAVVTPGFSADCLETLEEIAQENAEIFKHNGGEQFSAIPCLNDSDPGMDVIRQLVLRELQGWI from the coding sequence ATGACCGTGGTCGTCCCCATTGGAAATGCGAAGCCACCGCCGGAAGCCATGCCGGAGCGTGTCGGCGTGCTGCTGGTCAATCTGGGCACCCCCGACACCGCCGATGCCAAAGGCGTGCGTGTTTACCTGAAGGAATTCCTCTCCGACCCGCGCGTGATCGAGGATCAGGGGTTGAAGTGGAAGCTGATCCTGAACGGCATCATCCTGCGCGTGCGGCCCGGCCGCAAGGCACGCGACTATCGGAAGATCTGGAACGCCGAGAGAGACGAATCCCCGCTCAAGACGATTACGCGCGCCCAGGCCGAAAAGCTTGCGGAGGCGATTTCCGATCACGACCACGTCGTGGTCGATTGGGCGATGCGCTACGGCAACCCGTCGATCCGCTCACGCATCGATGCGCTGACCGCGCAGGGCTGCGACCGCCTGCTGGTCGTGCCTCTCTATCCGCAATATTCCGCGGCGACCACGGCAACTGTCAGCGACGAAGCATTTCGGGTGCTGGCCGGGATGCGCGCGCAGCCGACGCTGCGGGTAACGCCACCCTATTACGACGATCCCGATTACATCGAGGCGCTCGCGGTTTCCATCAACGCGCACCTCGCGACGTTGCCGTTTCAGCCCGAGCTGATCGTGGCGTCGTTTCACGGCATGCCGCAGAAATATGTCGACAAGGGCGATCCCTATTACGCCCAGTGCGTTGCAACAACCGATGCGCTGCGCAAGCGCCTGAGCCTTGATGCCGCAAAACTGATCCTTACATTTCAATCGCGCTTCGGCTTTGACGCGTGGCTGCAGCCCTATACGGACAAGACCATCGAAAAGCTTGCGAAAGATGGGGTAAAGCGTATTGCCGTCGTGACCCCCGGCTTCTCGGCCGATTGCCTGGAGACGCTGGAAGAGATCGCGCAGGAAAACGCAGAAATCTTCAAGCACAATGGCGGCGAGCAATTTTCCGCCATTCCCTGCCTCAACGACAGCGACCCCGGCATGGACGTGATCCGTCAGCTCGTTTTGCGCGAGCTGCAAGGCTGGATATAG